gggaggcgggggagtgAGGGCAGAGGTGCGTGTGGACAGGTCTGTGCACACCCTGGCGTGGGGTCCAAGCCCCCGTCCTACACCCCCTGTGACATGCAGGGCATCTTACCTGCTTCCCTCCAGAGTTGGGGGCCTCCACATCTGAACACCCTGCAAGCCCTCAGCCGGGGCCGGGGGTGCCCAGGGGGGCAATACTGTCGTACCTGTTCAGACAGGTGTCAGCGTGCTTTCTGCATGTGTGCACGCGCATGCACGTGGGTCCGTGCTCATCGAGGTCTAGGCTGTGCGCCCCGGTGTCGGCTGGCCCCTTTCTGTCTCTGCACGTGTGCATCCatttctgagtgtgtgtgtgtgtgtgtgtgtgtgtacgtcgTAGCAGCCCCCACATGCAGCCCAGTGAGACCCTGCCCCTCATCGGGAAAGGCGCAGCTAGGGGAAGGAAAGCTCTGGGACAGACGGCAGGGCTGGGGTATTGTGCCTGTCGGGGGCGCAGGGGACAGTGGCGGGAGTGTGTGCAGGGAACAGCTGGGGCGGCCGCAGGGACAGGAGGAGGCCGGGCCTGGGGTTGGTCAGCCAGGCTGAAGGGATGGGAGCTGCGTGCGGGAGCCGAGGTGGCTAAGGCCGAGCGGAGCTTTGGGATGAAATGGCATCAACTCTGAAATATTCTCCAAGGCTGGGGATACGGCAGGGCTCTGGGGTATACTGACACCATACTGACAAACAAGGAAATCTAGAACTCTGAGGAAGGGGAAAGATCGGGAAGCAAAAGGCATTGGGACAGGAGGGGAATTGAGGCGCGTTCAGGCCTAGAGACAGGGAGGATGTCCTGAAGAGGTGATTTGTGATCTGAAGCCTGCCAGGGAGAAGGTCTTGGGCATATCTGGGGAGAGGGTGCTCCAGGTAGGAGGCACAGCAGGTGCAAAGCCCCTGAGGTAGGAGTGAGCTGATAGAGGGGCCCCATTCAGGAAGATCTAAGCCCAAAGTAGGGAGGGGGGGCATCAGGGGGCAGCATGGGTGGGGAGCAAGGCCACTAGGACAGACTGTCCTGTAACGACAGGCAGACAGGaaccctccactcccaccccacccacccccagggctccctgctcgggaCAGAATGTGCTGGGAGGAGAGGCCAGTGGCTGTGCCTGGTGGCTGGAGCAGGGCAGCTGGAGGATTCCTGAACAGCAGCCCAGCTGGGCCCCGTGCCAGCCAGGGCGGAAAACAAGCGGAGGGTGCCCGGCCTGCCTGTCACCCCGTGGCCCCAGGGCCCGGCCAggctggggaaggagacagagatggGGAAGGAGTCAGAGAccgggagagacagagagatagccAAGAGAGATGGTGGgcaagagatagagaaagaaatgacagagagagatgcagagatggtgagccagagacagagacaatGAGAGACTGACAGAAGGAATGGGCAAAAGAGACAGCGTGAAAATGTGAGAGGCGGAGTGGGGGGACAAGGAGGGTGAGTCAGAGACCTGATGCTTGACTCTCCAAACGGGTGACTGACTCTAGGCGGTCCTGGGAACAAGTGTCAGGCAgtaacacccccacccccatcagaaTCTTGGTCTACACCTGAGTTGGGGAGGGAGGAGTCCCCACCAGTCAACAGCCCCCTCAGGCCTCCCATGCCTGCTATGTGCTGGAgccagggacacagccctgccccagccccgccctCAAAGTTTCAGACAAACAAGtgaatatctaaataaaaaatttcagagtGACAAGGGCTACAAAGACAATAGGATAGGGGGATAGGAGAGGGAGTAAAAGGAGTGGCACCATTAACCAGGAAGTTGGGGTGTTCCTGAAAAGATGAGGCTAGGAGGTAAGAGAGGAGTGGGTCATAGGGAAGAAACTTTCAGCAGAGGGAACCACAtgtacaaaggtcctgaggtaggagTCGGCTTGGGGTACCTGAGTAGTAGTCAGAGATCCAGGGGAagctggaaggagaggtgggtgagaGATCttaggggctgagggaggggtggGATTTTATCTTAGAAGAATATTTGGCCACTCTCCTCTCAACCCTGTGGGCCTCACTCTGCGTTCAGGGAGTTCCCTGAATTCTGAATGACCCAAGCCAGCTCCATTCtggttttcatttatctgaacCAGATAATCCACCTCTTTTAGGGATAAGGTTCCAGACAGTTGCAGATGTAGGAGTCTGGGACACGAGGTGGCTCGTCCTCCCGAGCCTGCCGGGGGAAACCTTTTGTAGAACTACTCACATCTGCTGTTGCAATAGACACCTTAGACTCTTCTTGGTTTGGGAACATGGATCCGGAAGCTGGGATTTTGTGTCCTGAACACCCAGATGACAGGGAACTTACCACTTCCTGAGACTGCTATTTTGGGGGCCCGGGGTGACTGTGCTATGTGGGTACATCTCCCCTCTGGGGGGGCCCAAAGAACCCTAAGTTTGACAGGTTCTGAACTTGACACCGGGTCAGCGGCTGCTGGACAGGGAAGGCCAGGCAAACCTCAGGCCAAGCAGCAGGTGCAAATCAGAACCCAAATTCAGGCCAGGGATGGGGGGGCAATTAAGGCTGTGGTGGGGAGGTATCCCAGAgtctcagatgaggaaactggctcAAGAGCAGGTGACTTGTCTGTGATCACTCAAAGAACTAAGCCTGAACCCCCACTTGCCAGTGTCCAACCCTGGGGTCCTTCCCCCGAGCTCACCCCTGCCAATGGTCATCCCAAGGGGCGGGGCCTCTGGTCTGGGGAGGGGCCTTCggtctggggcagggccaggagccCCACCAGGGCTGGCACTGACCTGTGAGGTGTGGGGGTTCTGAGTGGTGACTCCAGACCCTGCCCCAGTCGCCTCACTCTGTTTGACTCACTTTCTCTACCTTCTGCTCCAGCAGACACAACCTccgtgccaccagggctgcctcaaGGCCCAGGGAACATTCAAACAAATCCTTGTACGCCCGTGTCCACAGACAGCAGCCCCAGTCACAATCGCCAAAAGGTGGGGGTGACCCAACTGCCTATCAAGTGGGTGAAGGGACAATCAAAATGGAATCTGTCCACACGgcagaatattatttggccataaaaaggaacgaaACATTGACGCATGCTAACCCTCGGATGAAACGTCCTGTGAAAATTTAAGCTGGGTGGAAGCCAGACACCAATGAGGCCATGTGTTGTAGGCTCCCACGTATATGAAACGCCTAGAACAGggaaatccagagacagaaagcaaatcaGTGGGTGCCCAGAGTGTCCTGGAGCTAGAGGGAGGTGACAAGTGCCCAACACCGTCAATGCACTAAATCCCACTAAACCGGAAGCTTTAAAACGGTTCACTTGAAGGCAAACAAATtgtgtcttaaaaacaaaagcctttCCCCGTTCACGCTCCCAGCCTCTGTGACTATGCTAGGGAAGGGGCACGGGATCGAGCTCCAACCTGAGCTCTTTGCCCCCTGCCGTGCGTCCTTGGGCCTCGTTTCTCCTTCCGGACAATGGGCCCCTCAACCCTCCTTGGCCTGAATGCCAATTCAGCCCTAGAGATCCTGACCCAAGACAGAGATCAAGGCCACTCAGCTTTCTTGGCAGCTGAGGAAAATAAACCGGTAAACCCAGTCTCTTCCCccacacttttatttaaaaaaacaaaaacaaaaactgtaaaaaagagaacaatttaAGGCTTATCAGAAATGCTGAGTCCCAGGCAGGGGCCCCGCCCCAGCCACGGGTGAGACTCTGCAACCAGGGGCTGGTCCGGCTGCCCCCTCATACTTTGTCCCTCCTTCCCTACAGGAGGTCTCCAGAGCTGCACTGGCCCTGCTCTGTTACCCCAGGCTGacctctgtccccagggcctggctgaaTATTTTGAACCGGGTTTTTTGGGTCATATGATATGCAGACAGGTCTCATGTCCTGGAGCACTTGGAGGAGCCCCCAGACAGTCCCGGCCTGGACCAGGAGTCTCTCTGGCTTCCAAAGGCTGGAGCAGTTGCCCCTGCCACCCACAGGTCCCACAGAGTTCCAAGGACTTGCTTCCCCAAATGCACCGGTTCCTGGGCCCTCTCGCCTGCCGGACCTTGCCGCGTGGCCTCAACTGAGGCACTTGCCCTCTGAGCCCCGGTTCTAAGACGAAGGGGGTGATCTCCAAATATCACTCAGCTCTGACCTTCTCCGACTTCTTCCTCTTGCTTGTCTGCGCGCTGAGCTGTCGCTTGTATGCCAAGGCCTCAGCTAGAATGCCCTttgctccaggaagccttctctgctCCTGTTTGGACTCTCCCAGCTCTGGGTCTCTTCCTCTGGTCCCATGAGACTGGAAGTATTTATGTCTGGCTACATCTCTCCCAGACTAGAAGCTCCTGGGGTTGCCGAGCCCTGTTCACGGGCCAGCGGAGACAGACAGATTCCGACAGTGGGCATTCACTGCCTTGTGAGGACCAGGCCAGCTAAATCAGATTCCCGCCtggctcttcctctgtcccctgtgATGTTGGAAAGCCCTGCCCTGTTCTGAGACTCGGATTCCCCAACTTCAATGCCGTCCGGTTGGTCTGCTCTGGAGACAGCTACTCTCCATGTGGCCGGAAGCATGTGGGCGACCTCATCCCTTGAGGTATCCACTTGCTCAGCAGGTCATGCAGCGTGGCCTCATGGTCTCTGAGGGTGGGTTTGGATCCTCCTGAGAGAGACAGTCCCATTAAGCCTCAGGGGGCACCAGAGGCTCAGAAACAACCCACTTATCATCTCCAACTCCCACACTCAGCCAGGGGGCAACATGCAGAGCCGATGGGGTTGGGGCAAGGTGGGCTTGAGCCCAAATTCATCTGAGTCCCACCCCCACCTgtgctcccagggcctgggagctTCTCGGACCCCCAAGCTCACCTCGGAGTACAGGGGTGGCGGGCGGTAGCGGAATTCCTGGATATAGGCGAAGAAGGGGCCTTCGAAGCTCAAGTCAGTGTCCTGCAGTGGTGGAAAGGAGCTCTGCCCCACGGCTGCCACCTCCCCGTCTGCCACCACCTCTGAGTACTCGGGAGGGGCTGCAAGTGAGAGACAGAGTGGGTGAGGCTGGTAGAGGAGGGGAGCCCCAGAATCGGGGACAATGAACAGGGAGCCGAACTTGTGCCAATTCTGGGGCTGTGGGCTGAGAGTCTGGGGGGGACCTGTGGCCGCCAGCATAATCACTACTGTGCATTTTTATGCATGGAGGCATTGAGACTGGGGGAGGGCAAGTCACCCAAGCACCCGCCTCTCTACccacccagctccctgcaggacgttgagctcaccctcaggcCGCTCTGGCGGGGCTCCCAGCCCCCAGTCCAGCAGGAAGCTGGCGTGGCTGCCCACGCTGGATGAGCGGCTCCCAAAAGGGTGCAGGGGGATGGTGCCGATGACCAGTGGCAGCTCCAGGAGCAACTTGGATGTGCCAGGGATGTCCACGCAGACCTGGAGGTACAGACCATGAGGGAGGGCGCCCAGGCAGATGCGGCCGTCCCTCTTCCTCCGACCAGTGGGATGCCCTACCTTGAGGGAGTAGTCCACATGTAGCACCCGGCAGTGCAGGATGGAAGGGCCCACAGGGGGGATCCGCAGCGCGCGGCCCTGCCACAGCGCCCGCCGCCCAGGACCCACAGGCTCGCCGGCGAGACTGGCCACCACTGCTCGTTTCTGCTTGCGAGCGCCCCGAGCCATGAAGGTCTGCGTCTGGACCACTGCGGCCCGAGGAAGCACTGGGCGCGTGGAGCCATTGTCGATCTCAGCGAAGACTGGGATGACCTCACCTGTAGTGGGGAGCAGCAGGGCGTCAGATTCCCCATCTGCAGCCTTGATGCTGGCACCCTTCCCTTTCCAACCCTGCCTGCTTGGTACCTGGCGTGTAACCCTTTCGGTCGATCTTGGCGGAGAGAGAGACAAGACCACGGTTGCTGTACCAGGATCGGGCGACCTTCTCTAGAGCTCCCGCCTGAGGGGCCTGGTGGGTTGGAGGAAGGGATAGGAACAGGTCACTCTGTGCAAACCACAGACCCCCTGGAGCTTCCAAACCACCCCAAGCTGAGGGAGGAATTGGGGCAGGGTTCCTGGTTTTTTCTTAACAACCAGGTACCGTCTGTAAAATAACTCCACAGGTAAAACCCATCTTTTAAAGCTGAAGATGAAGTGAACAAGCTAATTACTACAGTGTGCAATTAGTTCTCCGGCAGCCATTATCATTACAAGCCCTAGCTGtcccctat
This window of the Canis lupus dingo isolate Sandy chromosome 20, ASM325472v2, whole genome shotgun sequence genome carries:
- the ARRDC2 gene encoding arrestin domain-containing protein 2 isoform X2, which produces MRPGGVRSFALELARGPGGAYRGGERLCGRVLLEAAAPLRVRALEVAARGGAATHWLEGRSVGINAVSSDYAAAETYLRRRQLLLRDTGETTTLPAGRHEFPFSFQLPPTLVTSFEGKHGSVRYCIKATLHRPWVPARRARKVFTVIEPVDINTPALLAPQAGALEKVARSWYSNRGLVSLSAKIDRKGYTPGEVIPVFAEIDNGSTRPVLPRAAVVQTQTFMARGARKQKRAVVASLAGEPVGPGRRALWQGRALRIPPVGPSILHCRVLHVDYSLKVCVDIPGTSKLLLELPLVIGTIPLHPFGSRSSSVGSHASFLLDWGLGAPPERPEAPPEYSEVVADGEVAAVGQSSFPPLQDTDLSFEGPFFAYIQEFRYRPPPLYSEEDPNPPSETMRPRCMTC
- the ARRDC2 gene encoding arrestin domain-containing protein 2 isoform X1; this translates as MLFDKVKAFVVQLDGASAGAEPVFSGGQAVAGRVLLELAGPARVGALKLRARGRAHVHWTESRSAGSSTAYTQSYSERVEVVSHRATLLAPDTGETTTLPAGRHEFPFSFQLPPTLVTSFEGKHGSVRYCIKATLHRPWVPARRARKVFTVIEPVDINTPALLAPQAGALEKVARSWYSNRGLVSLSAKIDRKGYTPGEVIPVFAEIDNGSTRPVLPRAAVVQTQTFMARGARKQKRAVVASLAGEPVGPGRRALWQGRALRIPPVGPSILHCRVLHVDYSLKVCVDIPGTSKLLLELPLVIGTIPLHPFGSRSSSVGSHASFLLDWGLGAPPERPEAPPEYSEVVADGEVAAVGQSSFPPLQDTDLSFEGPFFAYIQEFRYRPPPLYSEEDPNPPSETMRPRCMTC